A portion of the Punica granatum isolate Tunisia-2019 chromosome 7, ASM765513v2, whole genome shotgun sequence genome contains these proteins:
- the LOC116214257 gene encoding nuclear intron maturase 1, mitochondrial gives MNMSLRTFIKQFSRRVYSFNPLPLARTLASLSMLAPPRHQKQVVQDPYSLLKEDPIQIVSSLWVKSFSSPPDTAFPNLTGFLTKFDLWVLAYQRACAHFTGTFPPRNAIHLQTLCALLSLRDSVLHHQFSWNDKTQPLIRSPYDKHDKKPISKTKLRALLESDEPCFQDRVVQEVLLMVLEPFFEARFSAKSHAFRPGRSAHTVIRTIRSNFAGYLWFLRADMSEILEKVDSMVVMSCLEKAIKDRRVLTLINSALREPVRIQFRRDANEKLRRKKRVSTKKKILNEHEPKPDPYWLRTFFEFAPEEAAKVPSYGSCGILSPLLANICLNELDHMMEEKIVEFFMPSKLDSIWKTSINDGSHNPAWPEFVPSSGKEKTRKMDYIRYGAHFLVGIRGPRDAAVQVRREIVEFCEREFGLRLDNSKVEIEHISRGIRFLDHIICRRVIHPTLRYTASGGNIMSEKGVGTLLSVTACLQQCIRQFRKLELLKGDKDPEPLPCNPMLYSSQAHTNAQMNKFLETIADWYRFADNRKKVVGFCAYIVRSSLAKLYAARYRLKSRAKVYKIASRNLSRPLKESSNNSAPEYSDLLRMGLVDAIEGVQFSHMSLIPSCDYTPFPRNWVPDHERVLREYIKLEDPKVFCNLRREIKNRGLSVPQEEISDIVWDYKVNGVRRHQFDDEGIITLRDPVDYMRKSS, from the exons ATGAATATGTCTCTGAGGACTTTCATCAAACAGTTCTCGCGCAGGGTATACTCTTTCAATCCCTTGCCTCTCGCCCGGACTCTTGCTTCACTGTCAATGCTTGCCCCTCCAAGGCACCAGAAGCAAGTTGTTCAGGACCCCTATTCTCTCCTCAAAGAAGACCCAATTCAGATAGTCTCCTCCTTGTGGGTCAAATCCTTCTCTTCACCTCCTGACACTGCGTTCCCGAACCTCACCGGCTTCCTCACCAAGTTCGATCTTTGGGTCCTTGCGTACCAGCGGGCCTGTGCTCACTTCACAGGCACGTTCCCTCCTCGGAATGCCATCCACTTGCAGACCCTTTGCGCCCTTCTGTCTCTTCGGGACTCGGTCCTCCACCACCAGTTCTCGTGGAACGACAAAACCCAACCGCTCATTCGAAGCCCATACGATAAACATGACAAGAAACCCATTTCCAAGACCAAGCTCAGGGCCCTTTTGGAATCCGATGAACCGTGTTTCCAGGATAGGGTAGTTCAGGAGGTCCTGTTGATGGTTCTCGAACCGTTTTTTGAGGCTCGGTTCTCTGCCAAGTCTCATGCGTTCCGACCTGGGAGGAGTGCCCACACAGTCATTAGGACTATCAGGAGCAATTTTGCCGGGTATTTGTGGTTCTTGAGAGCAGATATGTCCGAGATTCTTGAGAAAGTGGACTCGATGGTGGTGATGAGTTGTTTGGAGAAAGCTATCAAGGATAGAAGAGTACTGACTTTGATCAATTCCGCTCTGAGGGAACCAGTCAGAATCCAGTTTCGTCGAGATGCCAATGAGAAATTGAGAAGGAAGAAACGAGTGTCcacaaagaagaagatattGAATGAGCATGAGCCAAAACCAGATCCATATTGGCTTCGTACGTTCTTTGAGTTTGCACCCGAAGAGGCTGCTAAGGTGCCCAGTTACGGGTCTTGCGGCATTTTGAGTCCTTTACTTGCTAACATTTGCCTGAATGAATTGGACCATATGATGGAGGAGAAGATCGTTGAGTTTTTCATGCCCTCTAAGCTTGATTCAATATGGAAGACCTCGATTAATGATGGGTCCCATAATCCAGCTTGGCCGGAGTTCGTACCATCAAGTGGGAAAGAGAAGACAAGAAAGATGGATTACATTCGTTACGGAGCCCATTTCTTGGTTGGTATTCGTGGGCCCAGAGACGCGGCTGTGCAAGTTAGGAGGGAAATTGTTGAGTTTTGTGAGAGAGAGTTCGGGTTGAGGTTGGATAACTCGAAGGTGGAGATAGAGCACATCAGCAGAGGAATTCGGTTCTTGGATCATATAATTTGTCGCCGAGTTATCCATCCGACTCTAAGGTATACAGCTTCTGGGGGAAATATCATGAGTGAGAAAGGTGTGGGGACTCTTCTCTCAGTTACCGCTTGTCTTCAACAGTGCATTCGCCAGTTCAGGAAGCTTGAGCTCCTCAAGGGTGATAAGGATCCAGAGCCTCTGCCTTGTAATCCGATGCTGTACTCGAGTCAAGCGCACACGAATGCTCAGATGAATAAGTTCCTTGAGACCATTGCTGACTGGTACAGATTTGCAGACAATCGTAAAAAAGTTGTTGGCTTCTGTGCATATATTGTTCGAAGCTCTCTTGCTAAATTATATGCTGCTAGGTACAGACTAAAATCTCGTGCTAAAGTGTATAAGATTGCTTCACGCAATCTAAGCCGTCCATTGAAGGAGAGCAGTAACAATTCTGCCCCAGAATATTCAGATCTTTTGAGGATGGGACTGGTTGATGCAATTGAAGGAGTTCAATTTTCACACATGTCCCTAATTCCTTCATGTGATTACACTCCATTTCCTAGGAACTGGGTCCCAGACCATGAGAGGGTCTTGAGGGAGTATATCAAATTGGAGGACCCAAAGGTCTTCTGTAATCTGCGAAGGGAAATCAAGAATCGGGGTCTGAGTGTGCCTCAAGAGGAGATCTCTGATATCGTCTGGGATTATAAGGTTAATGGGGTACGACGCCATCAGTTTGATGATGAAG GTATTATTACCCTTAGAGACCCAGTTGATTACATGAGGAAATCCAGCTGA